Proteins from a genomic interval of Choristoneura fumiferana chromosome 12, NRCan_CFum_1, whole genome shotgun sequence:
- the LOC141433730 gene encoding vacuolar protein sorting-associated protein 16 homolog gives MSALLTADWFQLDSYYRKFDIYNMSWAMDEGLDNMIVTGAPYGGPIAVVRDRKQFVRIATTTKPVITIYNCAGNVISKILWNSGVLVHMGWSDGEQLLCVQESGDVLIYDMFGAYQKTFNMGQEVRDTKVTKAQLFPNPFGVGLAVMTSTNRMFLLSNIAEPKIRPVPDLPRASEPITCWCVLSTGLRSSAIIGFLVCRDKEIYKCQLGESRAIPLRPEIRNPYTQILSIVPSQNGRHAALFTDSGFLWIGSSDFRNKYCETDTGYIKQPKELVWCGSQAVVAHWDDMLCVFGSKGQVEKFFYDGPFHIIPEMDCVRVISEMTHELIERVPVVIEKIFRIDSTAPGSYLVEASKQFQKRSPTISFETIKRTSSSAERKTSIVHQKPPH, from the exons ATGTCGGCCTTGCTTACTGCGGACTGGTTCCAGTTGGATTCCTATTACAG gAAATTCGACATATACAATATGAGCTGGGCGATGGATGAGGGTTTGGACAATATGATAGTCACTGGAGCTCCATATGGGGGGCCAATTGCTGTTGTACGGGACAGGAAACAGTTTGTGCGGATTGCTACAACAACTAAACCAGTCATTACCATATACAATTGTGCAGGAAATGTTATATCTAAGATTTTG TGGAACAGTGGGGTCTTGGTCCACATGGGCTGGTCAGATGGAGAGCAGCTCCTGTGTGTTCAGGAGAGTGGAGACGTCCTTATATATGACATGTTTGGAGCTTACCAGAAGACATTCAATATGGGCCAAGAAGTTAGGGACACTAAG GTGACCAAGGCACAGCTGTTCCCTAACCCGTTTGGAGTGGGGCTGGCTGTAATGACATCCACCAATCGCATGTTCCTACTTAGCAACATCGCCGAGCCCAAGATTCGGCCCGTGCCTGACTTGCCCC GGGCCAGCGAACCCATAACGTGTTGGTGTGTTCTGAGCACGGGCCTGAGGTCCTCGGCTATCATAGGCTTCCTGGTGTGTCGGGACAAGGAGATTTACAAGTGCCAGCTCGGAGAGTCCAGGGCTATTCCCTTG CGCCCTGAGATAAGGAACCCGTACACACAAATCCTGTCCATAGTGCCGTCGCAGAATGGACGGCACGCGGCGCTGTTCACTGACTCTGGATTCCTATGGATTGGGTCCTCGGACTTCAGGAATAAGTATTGCGAGACCGACACTGGGTATATCAAGCAGCCAAAAGAGTTGGTGTG GTGTGGTTcccaagccgtggtggcccattGGGACGACATGCTCTGCGTGTTCGGTTCAAAAGGGCAAGTCGAGAAGTTCTTCTACGACGGTCCTTTCCACATCATCCCCGAGATGGACTGCGTCCGAGTCATCTCCGAAATGACGCACGAACTGATAGAAAGAGTGCCGGTTGTAATTGAGAAGATATTCCGGATCGACAGCACGGCGCCCGGCTCATATCTAGTTGAAGCTTCAAAACAATTCCAG